CCGATGTTCTGAGCACTATAtaaagaagagatggaatggaAAGTTGACGTGTTTCACTTTTTTCAACAGCCGCAGATCTCAAGAGCTAGACTCTAAACAATCGAGAAGACAACTGTCGCTGCGCACTCGACATATAACACATAACACATAACACGAAGACTTGACATCGATCATGTCAGCGATCAACGAGAAAGACCaggcttcttcctctggagGGAATGAAGCGCCCATCACAAAGTTTGACACCAATGTCGAAGATGAAAAGGATATTGCTACCGCAAACATGTTCGCCAACGCGAACATGGCTACTGGTAAGTCGTTGATCTACTGTTTCGTCCAGCCGAGCTGACCTGAACGCGTCAACTTTTTTCTCTGTACAGAAAAGGAGCACAAGATGACATTGATGGAGGGTCTCCGATTATACCCCAAGGCCATCGGATGGTCCGTcatcatctcgtcgacctgTGCCATGGAAGGTTACGATGTTTCTCTTGTTGGAAACTTCTGTGAGTGGTTGATCCCTCTTGATGGTCTGCTTGAAAAGATTTTTCACTGACTTCTCCCGCCATTGAACCTCCTTGTAGACGCTTTCCCTCCTTTCAACCAGAAGTACGGTGTACAGCTCCCAAGTGGAACATATCAGGTCCCCGCCAAATGGCAAACTGGATTGTCAAACGGTTCTCAAGTCGGCCAAATCTTGGGTTTGATTAGTGAGTTGGAGGTCTCATCAGATGTCTCTCAATTATGCGCTGACGCTGTATCTTCTTTTCTAGTCAACGGTTACTGCACAGAACGATTTGGTTACCGCAAGGTCCTCATCGTTTGTCTCCTCTGGCTCTCGGCGGTTAttaccatcttcttctgcgcaCCCAACATCCAAACTTTGCTTGCTGCTGAAATCTTGGCCGGTGAGTATTTATTTGCGTAGGATGTGCCGCATTGATCGCTGATGGTCGCTTCTATCATTAGGTATCCCATGGGGTGTCTTCCAGTCCAGTGAGTCACTGCCCTCAGCAACTGCATACCATAATCCCACGCTGACTTTCTTGCACAGTCGCCATCTCATACGCGTCCGAAGTTTGCCCTATCGCCCTTCGAGGGTATCTCACATGTTACGCCAACTTCTGTTGGGGTTGGGGTCAACTTATCGGTATTGGAGTGATTAGAGCCATGTTCACTCGAACGGATCAATGGGCGTACAGAATCCCTTACGCAGTACAAGTGAGCCGAATTTGTAATGACTTTTGCTTCGGCATAGCTGACTGGAATCCGTTTTCTCCTGTAGTGGGTGTGGCCgcctctcatcctcctaGGTGTTGTATTTGCTCCCGAAAGTCCGTGGTGGCTAGTTCGAAAAGGTCGCATCGAAGATGCCCGGAAATCTATGAGACGTCTCACATCACCTAAACGTAACCCCGACTTTGATGTTGACGAGACTATCGACATGATCCGACACACCACTGAACTCGAGAAGGATATTACATCAGGTGCTTCGTACTGGGACTGTTTCAAGGGTATTGACCTTCGACGCACCGAAATCGTTTGTGCCATCTGGGCTATTCAAAACTTGTCCGGCAACACGTTCAGTAACTACTCCACCTACTTTTTCGAACAGGCCGGATTGGGTGGCACGACCGCCTATGACTTCGCGATGGGACAATACGGTATCAACATGGTCGGTGTCTTCGGTGCTTGGGGTCTCATGGCTGCTGGCATTGGTAGAAGGACACTGCTTCTCTGCGGTCTTTGCGGATTGTCAACAACACTTTTCGTCATGGGTTTCGTCGGACTTGTCCCTGAGTCGCACGAGCACGCGGCAGCTTTGGCTACTGGTACTCTCATGCTTGTTTGGGCTGTCTTCTACCAGTGTTCCGTCGGGTAAGTGGGGATGTCTATGAGAGTAATCATATGCCATGTGCTGACAACGTTCTAACATACAGTACTGTCGCGTACTCGCTTGTCGGAGAgatctcttctcgtcgtcttgCTATCAAGACTGTCGCCCTTGGTCGAGCAGCTTACAACGTCGTCGCTATTATCAACAACGTTCTTACGCCATACATGATCAACCCAACCGCTTGGAACTGGGGAGTGAGTCACACATCCTATCCACTGTATCGGACCATTACTGATAAGGTTTATTGTGCTGTAGAATTACGCTGGTTTCTTCTGGGGTACATCTTGTCTCATGTGTCTCATCTACGCATACTTCCGTGTCCCGGAGCCTGCTGGTCGAACTTATGCCGAGGTAAGTCCAAGCTTTAGATCAGTCCGACATGCGTACATAAGACTGACAAATGCACTCTTTAGCTCGATGTCCTCTTTGAGAAGCGAGTGTCAGCTAGAAAGTTCGCCTCTACCAAAGTCAACGTCTTCGAGGACCACGCTCTGCGACATTCTattgacaagaaggaagagatcaGTCATCACGAGAGGGTTTGACTGGCTCGACTCTTCGGTTTGTTCCAGAGACGAACCTGAGATGACAAAAAGGGATCGTGTGATGTGGTAATGAGGGGAATTTGGAATCCATTTCGTGATCGTAATCTTCTATAGGAAATGTCTTTTGTAGAACCAGGAACTATCTTACAGAAGTTTGGGCGGTTTGATTTGGACGTGTCTCGGTTATATGATTTTTTGATATTAGTATGAACTTTGGTAATCGATCAGCATCGTGATTTTTATGGCTATTCAGAAATGCATCATGATTCTGAAAACAATCACCCCTTGTCACGCACGTACATGTACTTGATTGTGGCATCTGGGGCGAAATCCGGCGAAGTAAGACTGCCAAAGCTGTACGGCTGAGAGGTCACGGACATGACCTTGAGCCTCTGGTTCTGGATCTCAGACTCAGCAGCCAAAAATGATACTGTAATCCCCAGATACAAACTGAAATAACGTCTGCAAAGCTCCAGGCCACCGAAACATGACTGCTGGAAGAGTGTTGATTGTGTCCACACATAAGTTAGCGAATGATCGAGATTCACTGTCGCGTGACCCCCTCCATGTTCTTatcagctgctgctggacAAAGCGAATCGAGCAAAAGCTCAACAGTGGACATTCTCATCGAGATTCCAGTAGCAGACATATTTGGATCCATTCTAGTCGCTGTAAGATTCAGACAAAGAGCGGTGCGATCAACGTTTCAGTGAATAACTTAATTGTCATGGTCGGGTGCAAAGGAGGATTGAGGCCTTGTAAGAGTATTTTATTTCGATGTCCTGGAACAACGTCCACAACGGTTATAAATAACGAACAAGGTCCAGTAGCTATGTAATCGGAAGAGTTGTACGCATTATACGGCTGTCCGGGAAGAACAATCGCAAGTATTCCATACTACCTTCTCTCAAGTTATGTTTCGAGCCCACCGCACTGTTTGTAAGTTAAGATAAATATGGCATCTCCAAGGTGGTACTGCTTTCTGTATCTCAACGAAATTCGACTGATCGTTAGTCTATATAGAATGGTTCAGAGTACATCAGTACTGTCAGGAGCGATGATTGCGATCACTTGCATTGATAAAACAAATGCTACAATATGGTTGACGGGACGAAGTTGTCATAGATTTGAGAGTTACTGTAAGTCACCCCATCTCGGATGTCCTCTCATTCTTCCTCGGCAGCACGGGGCACTGAGAAAGAACAAACTGCAGAGCGTTGGGAACTGACTGACAGAACCTGTGGATTGATGTGATGCTTTAGCGGTATGTTCGTGCGGAAAGCTCGAACCTGAGATGGAGACAGTCAATTGACAAAGATAATGAAGAAAGTCACGCAACATGTGACATGTAGacgcctcttcatcactaGAGAGGCATGCACGATACAAACATGATACCACAAGCGCCTGTGACAAGTTCATTCTTTGCTGCATGCACACTCTCATTGATCACGTCGAGGGAATATGAAGGTCGCACCGACCAAACCACCCAAGCGACATTATCAAGAGTAAAAGCATTGCTGCGTAGGGTATATAATGGTGTGTATCTGTGACATTTCCATCGGTTGCTTGGTTCACAGAACCATAACATCGTTATTCAATAACACCGTAAttcagaggaagaatgcAAGGCTCATATGATGAAACCTTGAAGTCACTGGATCGAAACCAGTCGGTGTTAATCTTTTTGTGTTTTGTCGCAAGTCGCCGTTCGTCGTTTATCACAAAGGGTCGTTCTCATTTTTAGCAATTTTGAAGGAGCAAGTGAACGTATACAATGATAGCATGCACAATATCAACGATGTTAATGCAAATTatggatgaagagagggaggagaagccaGACGTTAGATGCATCGGGTCGTTGTCATGTACCATCAGAGGGACGTTAATGTCTTAAAATTAGAACATGATGTCCCGACCGGATCGCATTTTTTGGGTGCTATGAGGTGGTCAGTGGCTTGATCGAGGTTGTGCGTTTGTTCTTTGCCATTCTAAACCCCGTTTCACGACCTTTTACAAGGTTTTCTACCAAGTACATGCAAGATGATAGAAGCTTATAGAACATGACTACGGGACGACCCTCACACAATACACCCCTGCCAAGTTGACCGATCCACCAGTCCACCGATCGATCATCGCCTTCCTCCAGGAGGtccacctttcttcttgCCCGCGTTCGAgaacttgttcttcttcctgggCACTCCAGcctcaacaacatcatcatccctaTCCCTTTCGTCTTTGTCCGAAAAGGCCTTTCTCTTCCCgtcccttcccctctttcctcctgaTCCACCTGTACCTgtctctctcatctcggcAGCTGCTTCTCTACTTGCTCGAGCGACCGTGTCAGTGAGAACGGCGACAGCTTCCTTGTCCACGTCGAATGATGACATCTTCTTTCCGATGTGTGATTCGATACGCTGAAGGATCTCGACATCGTATTGAGTGACCAAGGTGATGGACTTTCCGGATCGACCAGCTCGAGCGGTACGACCGACTCGATGAACATAGTCTTTCGAGTTGGTAGGCATATCATAGTTCTGCGATAAGAATCACAGGGCATTAACATGTGTCTCAAGTAGCTACATGCGACCAGTGCTCATGAAGGACTCACAATGACAAGATCCACCAAGGGGATATCCAAACCACGACTCGCAACGTCTGTCGCGACCAAGATACTTCTTCCACCCGATTTGAACTTGTTCAGACTCGCTAATCGCATACTCTGACTCATCTGACCATGCAGGGGGATGGCGGGGAAACCCAACCGTCGGAGAATGATGGATAATCTTTGAGCGTCATTGACAGTTCGGGTGAAGATGATCatggatgacgaggacagCTCGTTGGCGAGGTAGAGTAGATGGGCGTCTTTCAACTTGAGAGGGAGCAGGAGAtagtgttggagaagagttGACACAGTGGAGTATCTGAGATGCACGACGGAGAAGGTCAGCTACTGGACGAAAGAAAGCAAGATATCTGCACGCTCACTTTGAGGAGACCTCGACCCTAACAGGTTTATTCAAACTCGCTCGTTGCAGCTTCGCGACCTTTGTCGTCATAGTAGCGGAGAACAAATACGTATTTCTCTCCTTCGGGACGACCTTCAAAACCTTGTCGATAATTGGTCCGAAATCCATATCGAGCAATCgatccgcttcgtccaaCACCAAGTATTTGAGAGCTTTCAGGGAAAATCCTTTAGTGTTCTCGAGATGGTCCATCAGTCGACCGGGAGtagcgacgatgatgtggGGTCTTTTTGAAAGTGCGATGGATTGAGACATCATGTCCATTCCTCCGACAATGACGGCGGTTCGGACCCCGATACCTGTACCAAGGGCGCTGACTTGTTGTGATATTTGGTATGCCAATTCACTAAGCGCAGGTTAGATTTCATCAGCACAAGGAGAACGTCGCAATGTGATCAATCAATACGACTTACCGAGTAGGAGCCAGGATCAAGGCATAGAAAGGCTGAGGATTCTCCCATAGTGTTTGCAAGATTGGTAAACTGAACGCTGCCGTTTTACCCGAACCAGTCTGAGCGAGACCAATGATATCTCGCCCTTCTAAAGCGGGGGGTATAGCCTCGATCTGAATATCAGAGGGTTTCTTGAACCCTAGTGTCGTACACGCATCGCAGAGTTGAGAGCTGATACCGAGCTCTGCAAAGGTCTTGTTTGACTCTGAAGGTTCAGGACCGTCGGGgttgggagagggagagcgggaaggagaaggggaggcgGAAGCGGCTGAGCGCGATGATGAGGCTTCTGAAGAAGCGACGGACGACATGGTGTATTGTCGTGATCGTATAACGCAAGCTGAGTTCTGATAGCAGATGTATATAGCTGCCAGTATCAAGAAGCAGGTTAATGGTGGCCAAAAAGTTGAGACCATGCaaacttcctccacctctggTCAGGACAAGCAACGGAATCAATTTGATAGCACGAGGCACTGTATTTATTTGAGGGGTTGTTTTTATCGATTTTATCCCATTTCTTCAGTATCCCGCGCCTGACTTTGGGTAGGTTGGTTGATGGGGGCTGGACAACAATACTCGAGTATGACAACATTACCTTCAACATCTTTCATTCCAATCACGTTCGATAAGACGACAACTAACATAACATCCCTTGGAATTTCTTTCGCAGCACCTACCGGCCTACCGACAAACCATATTCTTCAAAGGTTGCCTCACATGCGCAT
This region of Kwoniella shandongensis chromosome 7, complete sequence genomic DNA includes:
- a CDS encoding ATP-dependent rRNA helicase RRP3, with the protein product MSSVASSEASSSRSAASASPSPSRSPSPNPDGPEPSESNKTFAELGISSQLCDACTTLGFKKPSDIQIEAIPPALEGRDIIGLAQTGSGKTAAFSLPILQTLWENPQPFYALILAPTRELAYQISQQVSALGTGIGVRTAVIVGGMDMMSQSIALSKRPHIIVATPGRLMDHLENTKGFSLKALKYLVLDEADRLLDMDFGPIIDKVLKVVPKERNTYLFSATMTTKVAKLQRASLNKPVRVEVSSKYSTVSTLLQHYLLLPLKLKDAHLLYLANELSSSSMIIFTRTVNDAQRLSIILRRLGFPAIPLHGQMSQSMRLASLNKFKSGGRSILVATDVASRGLDIPLVDLVINYDMPTNSKDYVHRVGRTARAGRSGKSITLVTQYDVEILQRIESHIGKKMSSFDVDKEAVAVLTDTVARASREAAAEMRETGTGGSGGKRGRDGKRKAFSDKDERDRDDDVVEAGVPRKKNKFSNAGKKKGGPPGGRR